A window from Mya arenaria isolate MELC-2E11 chromosome 9, ASM2691426v1 encodes these proteins:
- the LOC128203331 gene encoding M-phase inducer phosphatase 1-like, which yields MNSDLVADGSRDNGLPTVAGKHKDLMAILPETMSAVLNGDYDHHIDHLTVIDCRYPYEFEGGHIRGAINLYTKDSIRNFLNETMTSSEKNHVIVFHCEFSSERGPKMYRHLRSLDRESNKDSYPQLNFPEVYLLEGGYKEFYHQFQDQCFPQIYVPMLHQEHVDDLRHFRVKSKSWAAGDKPRHRSRLSKSAGSSLRLTF from the exons ATGAACTCCGACCTTGTGGCAGATGGGTCACGGGACAACGGGCTCCCGACCGTGGCCGGCAAACACAAGGATCTCATGGCCATTTTGCCGGAAACG ATGTCAGCTGTACTGAATGGCGACTACGACCACCATATTGATCACTTGACCGTCATTGACTGTAGATACCCGTACGAGTTTGAAGGAGGCCATATCCGGGGCGCCATTAATCTCTACACAAAGGACTCCATCCGGAACTTCCTGAACGAGACAATGACCTCATCAGAAAAGAATCACGTGATCGTTTTTCACTGCGAGTTCTCATCAGAACGAGGCCCAAAGATGTACCGCCATCTTAGATCGCTGGATCGTGAATCGAACAAGGATTCTTACCCACAACTGAACTTCCCAGAGGTTTACCTCTTGGAAGGCGGATACAAGGAGTTTTATCACCAGTTCCAG GACCAGTGCTTTCCCCAAATCTATGTTCCCATGTTGCACCAGGAGCACGTGGACGACTTACGTCACTTCCGTGTCAAGTCCAAGTCGTGGGCGGCAGGCGACAAACCACGTCACAGATCACGTTTAAGTAAATCTGCTGGAAGTTCTCTCAGACTTACCTTCTGA
- the LOC128203332 gene encoding M-phase inducer phosphatase 1-like, producing MAILPETMSAVLNGDYDHHIDHLTVIDCRYPYEFEGGHIRGAINLYTKDSIRNFLNETMTSSEKNHVIVFHCEFSSERGPKMYRHLRSLDRESNKDSYPQLNFPEVYLLEGGYKEFYHQFQDQCFPQIYVPMLHQEHVDDLRHFRVKSKSWAAGDKPRHRSRLSKSAGSSLRLTF from the exons ATGGCCATTTTGCCGGAAACG ATGTCAGCTGTACTGAATGGCGACTACGACCACCATATTGATCACTTGACCGTCATTGACTGTAGATACCCGTACGAGTTTGAAGGAGGCCATATCCGGGGCGCCATTAATCTCTACACAAAGGACTCCATCCGGAACTTCCTGAACGAGACAATGACCTCATCAGAAAAGAATCACGTGATCGTTTTTCACTGCGAGTTCTCATCAGAACGAGGCCCAAAGATGTACCGCCATCTTAGATCGCTGGATCGTGAATCGAACAAGGATTCTTACCCACAACTGAACTTCCCAGAGGTTTACCTCTTGGAAGGCGGATACAAGGAGTTTTATCACCAGTTCCAG GACCAGTGCTTTCCCCAAATCTATGTTCCCATGTTGCACCAGGAGCACGTGGACGACTTACGTCACTTCCGTGTCAAGTCCAAGTCGTGGGCGGCAGGCGACAAACCACGTCACAGATCACGTTTAAGTAAATCTGCTGGAAGTTCTCTCAGACTTACCTTCTGA